One genomic segment of Intestinimonas butyriciproducens includes these proteins:
- a CDS encoding YitT family protein, producing MLTKKTLQEFLLLSLGTSLVSIGVYFFKFPNHFSMGGVSGLSILLGELFSAPWLTPSTFNTLINIIFLALGFVVLDKGFGVRTVYCSLLYSGLVQVLEWIYPMERPLTDELMLELFFAVILPALGAAILFNLGSSTGGTDIAAMILKKYTGLDVGRALLYSDVLIAASALFVFDITAGLCSLLGLVLKSVLVDNVIESLNRRKAFIIVTSHPEIACGYITDNLVRGATLWDAEGAYTHQEHHIVLTVLSRSQAVLLRRHLKAQDPQAFMIVTNSSEIFGKGFLRA from the coding sequence ATGCTCACAAAGAAGACCCTTCAGGAATTTCTGCTTCTCTCCCTCGGCACGTCTCTGGTATCCATCGGCGTCTATTTCTTTAAGTTTCCCAACCACTTTTCCATGGGCGGCGTCTCCGGTCTCTCTATTTTGCTGGGTGAGCTTTTTTCCGCTCCCTGGCTCACCCCCTCCACCTTTAACACCCTAATCAACATCATCTTTCTCGCTTTGGGCTTTGTGGTGCTGGACAAGGGCTTTGGGGTCCGTACGGTGTACTGCTCCCTTCTCTACTCCGGTCTGGTCCAGGTCCTTGAGTGGATCTATCCCATGGAGCGTCCCCTCACCGACGAGCTGATGCTGGAGCTCTTTTTCGCCGTCATTCTGCCGGCCCTGGGCGCGGCCATCCTCTTTAATTTGGGCTCCTCCACCGGTGGTACAGACATTGCGGCCATGATCCTCAAGAAATATACCGGCCTGGATGTGGGGAGGGCTCTGCTCTACTCAGATGTGCTCATCGCCGCCTCTGCCCTCTTTGTCTTTGACATTACGGCCGGCCTGTGCTCGTTGTTGGGTCTGGTCCTCAAATCAGTGCTGGTAGACAATGTGATCGAATCCTTGAATCGCCGAAAAGCTTTTATCATCGTCACCTCTCATCCCGAGATCGCCTGCGGCTACATCACTGACAATCTGGTCCGGGGCGCCACCCTCTGGGATGCCGAGGGGGCCTACACCCATCAGGAACACCATATCGTGCTCACGGTCCTCTCCCGGAGTCAGGCCGTCCTCCTCCGCCGCCATCTGAAGGCACAGGATCCCCAGGCTTTTATGATCGTCACCAATTCCAGCGAGATTTTTGGAAAAGGCTTTCTCAGGGCCTGA
- a CDS encoding helix-turn-helix domain-containing protein has protein sequence MEGERLAELRKGRKIGQKEFAELMGISVSALSKYERNVNEPEDALKKKFAEYFNVSMDYLMGLTREEVPIRHTESGFLYFDNLPEAARTELCSFLEYLRKRYRL, from the coding sequence ATGGAGGGTGAACGTCTGGCGGAGCTCCGAAAGGGCAGAAAGATCGGCCAGAAGGAATTTGCGGAATTGATGGGGATTTCAGTGAGTGCGCTGTCCAAATATGAGCGCAATGTCAATGAACCTGAGGACGCGCTGAAGAAAAAGTTCGCTGAATATTTCAACGTGTCAATGGACTATCTCATGGGGCTGACCAGAGAAGAGGTGCCCATCCGGCACACGGAGAGCGGATTTCTCTATTTTGACAACCTGCCCGAGGCGGCCCGAACGGAGCTGTGCTCTTTTCTGGAATATCTGCGCAAACGCTACCGTCTGTAG